In Actinomadura luteofluorescens, the sequence CGAACAGGCCCGCGACGGGCATGTCGGTGCGGGTGGGGCCGGCCGTGGGCCGCTTCGGGGCGCTCGCGTCGCCGGCTTTCCCGTCCTCGGTCTCGTCGGCGGCGTGGTCGCCGGCCCGCGGAATCTCGGCCGTCGTGTCGAAGGCGCCGGGCTTGTCGAACGCACTGGGCTTGTCGAACGCACTGGGCTTGTCGAACGCGCGCGGCTTCTCGAACGCACCGGGCTTGTCAGAGGAGGCGGGCTTGTCGAACGGGGTGGGCGCGGGCTTGGCGAGCCCCGCGAGGCCGCTCTCGGATCGCTCGGCGCCGGGCTTGCGGGGCGCGGGTGCGTCCCCTTCCGCCTTGCTCGCGTCGGAGGACGCGGGTGCCGACACCGCGGCGCGCGCCGCCAGTGCGGTGTCGGGCATGCAGGCGGTGCAGGGGCTGAACCCCTCCTCCTTGGCCTCGGCGTAGGTGAGCTCCTCGGTGTCCCGCCCGGCGAGCTGCCGGCAGGTGTCGAGGTGGTAGCGCTTGCGGCCGCGGACGACGAACACCAGCGCGTCGTCGGGGACGTCGACGGCGGGGGCGGGGATCTCGGCCTCGTCGCCGGCCGGTTCGATCGGGGCGGTCGGGGACTCGGCCTTCGCGGCGCCCTGCGCGTCCGTGGCCGGAGTGGTCGCGGCCGGGGCGCTCTCCTGGCGCTTGGACCGCTTGTCCTTCCTGACCTTCTGCGCCTTCTTGCTCGGGCGGGCCGGGCCCGGCGACGCACCCGGGCCGAACAGCTCCTTGCGCCGCAGGAACACCCCGATGGCCAGGCACACCGCGGAGACGATGCTGACAGCGATCGAGATGTAGATGACCACCAGGGCGTCCAGGCCGAAGACCTGGGCGCTGTCTCCGTTGCCCGCGACGATTCCCGCTACCAGCAGGGCGATCGCCACCACCACGAGAACGCCACTCAGGATGATCACAGGGTCACTCCCACTCGTTCAGACCGCTAGGCTCCGGACCGCGCGAGATGGCCGGCGGCCGGCCCAGGGCACGACCGCCCGGCGCCGCGGGGATGGCGGCGCGCCATCCCCGGCGCGGCGATCGAAACGACACTATCGCCTGAGGCGTCCGTGTCAGCGCCTGTCGTGCGGCGGGTTGTCACCGCCGGAGTGGAAAGCGCCCGTCGCCGAGTGCTGGACCTGCTGGGCGTGCTCGGGCGCGGGGAACGTGCCCGGTGCCGGCGCGCCGCCGCCGTTGCGGTTGTCGGCGTGCGGCAGAGCGTTCTGCGGGCCCGTCTGCGGACCGGTCTGCGGCGTGTTCTGCTGCGTCTGCATGGGGGCCGCGCCCGGGACGGCGGCGAACGCGCCGGTCTCGGTGCTGCCCGCCTCCAGGTCGCGCAGCTGGCCCTCGAGGTAGACCTTCAGGCGGCTGCGGTACTCGCGCTCGAAGGCGCGCAGGTTGTCGACCTCGCGCTCCAACTCCTCGCGCTGCTGCACGAGCGAGCCCATGACCTGGCGGTGCCGCTCCTGGGCGTCGCGGTCGAGGGCCTCGGCGCGGGAGCGGGCCTCGCTGACGATCTGGTCGGCCTGCCGGCGGGCCTTGCCGAGGATCTCCTCGGCCTCGCGGCGGGCGCGGCCGAGCGTCTCGTCGGCCTCGCGCCGGGCGTCGGCGATCGCCTGGTCGGCCGTCTGCTGCGCGAGCGCGAGCACGCGGGCCGCGGTGTCCATGTTGTCCTCGCCGCTGGGGGCGGGGGAGGACATGCCGAGACCGCCGAGGACGGGCTCCGGCTCGGGCTGCGGCTGCGGCTCGGGCCGGGGAGGCTCGGGGATCTTCTGGATGTCCGGCTTGGGCTCCACGATGGGAGCGGCCATGGCGGGAACCTTGCCGCGCAGGCACTCGGCCAGTTTGGCCCGCAGCTCCTCGTTCTCCTGGATGAGGCGGTCGAGCTCCGCCTCGACCTCGTCGAGGAAGGCGTCCACCTCCTCCTCGTCGTACCCCGGCCTCAGCCTGGTGGTACTGAACTGCTTGTTCCGCACATCGGCGGGTGTCAGCGGCATGTTCTCGTCTCCTTGGCGCGCTTGGAGTCTGTCCCCGAAGGACGGTATCCGATCGACCTAACCTCCGCCGAATATGGAACCGACGAAGACGATCAAGACCCAGACCACAAGGATGAGGACCGTGAAGCTGAGGTCCAGGGCAACGTTACCCAGCCGGATGGGCGGGATGAAACGCCTGAGGAGTTTCAGCGGAGGATCGGTGACCGTGTAGGTCGCTTCAGCGATCACCAGCACCACCCCGGTCGGCTTCCATTGCCGGGCGAACGACTGCAGCACCTCCAGGACCAGCCTGCCGATCAGGAACAGCAGGAAGAGGTACAGGATGCCCTGCAGGACGGATCCAACGATGTTCACGGACACTCTCGCATGCGACTCTCAGCTCTGGTTGAAGAACCCACGTTCTGCCATCCGGGCCTTGTCCTCCGCCGTCACCTCGACGTTGACGGGCGACAGCAGGAACACCTTGTTGGTAACACGCTCGATGCTGCCGTGCAGCCCGAACACGAGACCCGCCGCGAAGTCGACCAGGCGCTTGGCGTCGCTGTCGACCATCTCGGTCAGATTCATGATCACCGGCGTGCCCTCCCGGAAGTGCTCCCCGATCGTCCTCGCCTCGTTGTAGGTCCTCGGATGCAGCGTAGTGATACGCGCAAGGTCGGTGGTACCGGACTCGTAGAGCGCCACGGACCGTCGCTCGATGGTCGACGTGGAGTGATGGTCGCGATCGCGGTCCGACGCCTCTTCGGCTCGGGTAAGCTGACCGCCGGATTCGTCATCGCGACGGCGGCCTTGCCCGGTGTCGGTCTCCTCGTCGTAGACCTCGTACTCGTCGTATTCGCCGTACTTGTCGTCGTAGCGATCGTCCTCCACAAGGCCGAGGTAGACCGCCATCTTGCGCATCGCGCTGGCCATGCGTCCCTCCGTGTCCTGTGGCCTCGGCGCCGGGCGCGTCCGGCCCCGCCGTTGGACTGATCCGTTGTGGCGCCCCGCGTTCAGGCAGGTACCACTGGGGGGACATTACCTGACGATTGCCCGTCGGCCGCCGAGCAACGCCGTACCGATCCGCAGGTGTGTCGCGCCGCACGCGATCGCCTGCTCCAGATCGCCGCTCATACCCGCACTGACGATCCGCGCGTCCGGATGGTTCCGCCTCATTCGCTCCGCCGTCTCCGCGAGCCGGGCGAAGGCGGGCAGCGGGTCGGCTCCGAGGGGCGCCACGGCCATCACGCCGCCGAGCTCCAGGCCGGGGGCGGCGGCGATCTCGTCCGCCAGGCCGGGGACGTCGCCGGGCACGGCCCCGCCCCGCTCCCCCACCTCGCCCCGCTTCCCCGCCTCGTCGAGGGAGACCTGCACGAGGCAGCGGAGCGTGCGGCCGGTGCGGGCGGCGCCATCGGCGAGGGCCGTGACCAGCCGCGAGCGGTCCACGGAGTGCACGACGTCGGAGTAGCCGGCCACGGCTCGCGCCTTGTTGGTCTGGAGCCGGCCGACGAAGTGCCAGGTGAGCGGGAGGTCGGCGCAGTCGGCGGCCTTCGGGCGGGCCTCCTGGTCGCGGTTCTCCCCGACCTCGGTGACGCCCAGCCCGGCCAGCAGCCGCACGTCGGACGCCGGGAACGTCTTGGTCACCGCGATCAGGGTGATCTCGTCCTCGCCGCGGCCGGCGGCCGCGCACGCCGCGGCGATGCGCTCCCGGACGGCGGCCAGGCCCTCGGCGATCTCGGCGCGCCGCTCGGCGGCGGCGCCGTCCGCGGCGGCGCCGGTGTGGTCCTGGTCGGTCACGTGCCTTCCTTCAACCAGACATATCCGGCGAATCGGCCGGTGCGTCCCTCGCGGCGGTAGGAGTAGAGGCCCGGGTCCTCGATCGTGCAGCGGCCGTCGGCGGTCACGCGGGCCACCCCCGCGGACGCGAGCTGCTCGGCGACGCCGGCGCGGATGTCGAGGCCGGGAGTGCCCTTGGA encodes:
- a CDS encoding cell division protein SepF, which produces MASAMRKMAVYLGLVEDDRYDDKYGEYDEYEVYDEETDTGQGRRRDDESGGQLTRAEEASDRDRDHHSTSTIERRSVALYESGTTDLARITTLHPRTYNEARTIGEHFREGTPVIMNLTEMVDSDAKRLVDFAAGLVFGLHGSIERVTNKVFLLSPVNVEVTAEDKARMAERGFFNQS
- a CDS encoding YggT family protein, which produces MNIVGSVLQGILYLFLLFLIGRLVLEVLQSFARQWKPTGVVLVIAEATYTVTDPPLKLLRRFIPPIRLGNVALDLSFTVLILVVWVLIVFVGSIFGGG
- a CDS encoding YggS family pyridoxal phosphate-dependent enzyme, encoding MTDQDHTGAAADGAAAERRAEIAEGLAAVRERIAAACAAAGRGEDEITLIAVTKTFPASDVRLLAGLGVTEVGENRDQEARPKAADCADLPLTWHFVGRLQTNKARAVAGYSDVVHSVDRSRLVTALADGAARTGRTLRCLVQVSLDEAGKRGEVGERGGAVPGDVPGLADEIAAAPGLELGGVMAVAPLGADPLPAFARLAETAERMRRNHPDARIVSAGMSGDLEQAIACGATHLRIGTALLGGRRAIVR
- a CDS encoding DivIVA domain-containing protein; translation: MPLTPADVRNKQFSTTRLRPGYDEEEVDAFLDEVEAELDRLIQENEELRAKLAECLRGKVPAMAAPIVEPKPDIQKIPEPPRPEPQPQPEPEPVLGGLGMSSPAPSGEDNMDTAARVLALAQQTADQAIADARREADETLGRARREAEEILGKARRQADQIVSEARSRAEALDRDAQERHRQVMGSLVQQREELEREVDNLRAFEREYRSRLKVYLEGQLRDLEAGSTETGAFAAVPGAAPMQTQQNTPQTGPQTGPQNALPHADNRNGGGAPAPGTFPAPEHAQQVQHSATGAFHSGGDNPPHDRR